One part of the Bdellovibrio sp. KM01 genome encodes these proteins:
- a CDS encoding VOC family protein: protein MASNMFNWVELAANDISRAMTFYEKSFDLKFKMEEMGPLKLAFFPSGNMKEYGASGALVKGPGYKPSHEGTLPYIPVPDIEAALKKVSDNGGKILSGKKSIGQYGNIGIFEDTEGNRVGLHSM, encoded by the coding sequence ATGGCATCCAATATGTTTAATTGGGTTGAGCTGGCTGCAAATGATATTTCACGCGCAATGACTTTCTATGAAAAGTCATTTGATCTAAAATTCAAAATGGAAGAAATGGGACCGCTGAAGCTTGCGTTTTTTCCTTCAGGAAATATGAAAGAATACGGCGCCTCGGGTGCTCTGGTTAAGGGACCGGGATATAAACCTTCGCACGAAGGAACTCTGCCCTATATTCCCGTGCCGGATATTGAAGCTGCACTAAAAAAAGTAAGCGATAATGGCGGCAAGATTCTTTCAGGGAAAAAATCAATCGGTCAATACGGTAACATCGGAATTTTTGAAGACACCGAAGGGAACCGTGTAGGTCTTCATTCAATGTAG
- a CDS encoding ABC-F family ATP-binding cassette domain-containing protein, whose translation MISTSNISLRFGGKKLFEDVNVKFTPGNCYGLIGANGAGKSTFLKILSKEIEPNTGEVIIPGNLRLSILKQDHYAYDEYEVLKTVLMGNEKLYKVMTEKDALYAKPDFSEEDGHRASELETVFAELNGWEAESEAGVMLAGLGIGDELHNKLMKELNPGEKVKVLLAQALFGRPDILLLDEPTNHLDIYAINWLEDFLLNFDNTVIVISHDRHFLNKVCSHIADIDYGKVTTFTGNYDFWRQASELKQRMLSDQNKKSADKADELKAFIARFSANASKSAQASSRQKQLEKLEFNDLPASSRKSPFIGFDVKRELGNDVLVVDNITKTWEGETVLKNVSFTLKKGDKVALMGRNDLAKTLLMEIIAGQMQADSGTYTWGITTTRGYFPTDNSKYFQGNEASLVEWLREFSEDKDESFLRGFLGKMLFSGSDALKQPTVLSGGEKVRCMFSKLMLEGSNILILDGPTNHLDLESITAVNEGLQRFKGTVIFTCHDHELLQTVANRIIEINETVTYDNHIDYEGYVQATKKH comes from the coding sequence ATGATCAGCACATCCAATATCAGCCTCCGTTTCGGTGGCAAAAAGCTTTTTGAAGACGTAAATGTGAAATTCACTCCAGGCAACTGTTACGGCCTGATCGGGGCCAATGGCGCCGGTAAATCCACATTTTTAAAGATTCTTTCCAAAGAGATCGAGCCTAACACAGGCGAAGTCATCATCCCGGGCAACCTACGTCTGTCGATCCTAAAACAGGATCACTACGCATACGACGAGTACGAAGTTCTTAAAACCGTACTAATGGGCAACGAGAAGCTTTACAAAGTCATGACTGAAAAAGACGCGCTTTACGCAAAGCCAGATTTTTCTGAAGAAGACGGCCACCGCGCCTCTGAACTTGAAACAGTTTTTGCCGAGCTTAACGGCTGGGAGGCTGAATCCGAAGCCGGCGTGATGCTGGCGGGTCTTGGAATTGGCGACGAACTTCATAACAAGCTAATGAAGGAACTAAATCCAGGCGAGAAAGTAAAAGTCCTTTTGGCGCAGGCTCTCTTTGGCCGCCCTGACATTCTTCTTCTGGATGAGCCGACGAATCACTTGGACATCTATGCGATCAATTGGCTCGAGGATTTTCTTTTAAACTTCGACAACACTGTCATCGTAATCTCGCATGACCGTCACTTCTTGAATAAAGTTTGTTCGCACATTGCGGATATCGACTATGGCAAAGTAACGACCTTTACTGGCAACTATGATTTCTGGCGCCAAGCGAGCGAGCTAAAACAGCGCATGCTTTCTGATCAGAACAAGAAAAGTGCTGATAAAGCCGACGAACTTAAGGCTTTCATCGCGCGTTTCAGCGCGAACGCTTCCAAATCAGCGCAGGCTTCTTCACGTCAGAAACAACTGGAAAAGCTTGAGTTCAATGACTTGCCAGCTTCCTCCCGTAAATCGCCATTTATCGGTTTCGACGTAAAACGTGAATTGGGTAACGACGTTTTAGTGGTAGATAACATCACTAAGACTTGGGAAGGCGAAACTGTTCTTAAAAACGTTAGCTTCACCCTTAAAAAAGGCGATAAAGTCGCTTTGATGGGTCGCAATGACTTAGCTAAGACCTTACTTATGGAAATCATCGCCGGCCAAATGCAGGCGGATTCAGGCACTTACACGTGGGGTATAACGACGACTCGTGGTTACTTCCCTACGGACAACTCCAAGTACTTCCAAGGCAACGAGGCTTCTCTGGTTGAATGGCTTCGCGAGTTCTCTGAAGACAAAGACGAAAGCTTCCTACGTGGATTCTTGGGCAAGATGTTGTTCTCGGGTTCTGATGCCTTAAAACAACCCACAGTTCTTTCCGGGGGCGAGAAAGTTCGCTGCATGTTCTCGAAATTGATGCTGGAAGGCTCCAATATCCTGATCCTTGACGGTCCAACCAATCACTTGGACCTTGAGAGCATCACCGCCGTAAATGAAGGCCTGCAGCGTTTTAAAGGCACCGTGATCTTCACCTGTCATGATCACGAGCTTTTGCAAACTGTTGCAAACAGAATCATCGAAATCAACGAGACGGTAACTTACGATAATCACATTGATTACGAAGGCTATGTTCAGGCGACTAAAAAGCACTAA
- a CDS encoding cyclic nucleotide-binding domain-containing protein, with the protein MGLKIMEGFCMSRSQDKNSFLIVSGDPTRITAISDILNKHFTNCSVFHGSDWFDTKYKIDNVRPKIMFVDEYLPKGSGYDIVAKVLKEKNNNGIFLVMMSYVPDHDMFPHEVQSGRLSFLSEPNREWALLEVVSKIVAPKPVKDGSQYKLRSLTVGETLFKEGDDTEVVYIVKHGTLNAFSEATTGDRVRLGEIGPGEFVGEMGHFNHEPRSATVEAVTEVELIEIPMSALESVIFSKPAWAKALVKTLALRLKRANKALTG; encoded by the coding sequence ATGGGACTGAAAATTATGGAAGGTTTTTGTATGAGCCGCAGCCAGGATAAAAACAGCTTTTTGATTGTTAGTGGTGATCCCACGCGAATCACCGCGATTTCAGATATACTCAACAAACATTTCACCAATTGCTCTGTGTTTCACGGCAGCGACTGGTTTGATACCAAATACAAAATCGACAACGTCCGACCTAAAATCATGTTCGTCGACGAGTATCTTCCTAAGGGTTCAGGCTACGATATTGTCGCCAAAGTACTTAAAGAAAAAAATAATAACGGCATCTTCTTAGTGATGATGTCTTACGTTCCCGATCACGATATGTTTCCACATGAAGTGCAATCCGGACGATTATCATTCCTGTCAGAGCCAAATAGAGAATGGGCTTTGTTGGAAGTTGTCTCTAAAATCGTTGCTCCCAAGCCAGTAAAGGATGGCTCCCAGTACAAGCTTCGCAGTTTGACTGTGGGGGAGACTTTGTTCAAGGAAGGCGACGACACGGAAGTTGTCTATATCGTTAAACACGGAACCTTGAATGCATTTTCTGAAGCAACGACAGGTGACCGAGTTCGCCTTGGGGAAATCGGACCCGGTGAATTCGTGGGAGAGATGGGGCATTTCAATCACGAACCTCGCTCCGCCACCGTGGAAGCCGTCACTGAGGTAGAGTTAATTGAAATCCCTATGTCAGCTCTCGAGAGTGTGATTTTCTCCAAACCCGCCTGGGCTAAGGCCCTTGTGAAAACGCTCGCGCTTCGCCTGAAAAGAGCCAATAAAGCTTTGACGGGCTAA
- a CDS encoding ATP-dependent DNA helicase RecQ encodes MLQDPVSPVQTIDQNRLEQTLQTSFGLSQFRIGQKEIITGILSGKDVLAVLPTGGGKSLCFQFPAVYANKLVIVISPLIALMKDQVMSLQRKGIPAGCLYAGQTDAEKRQIFQDIEKGGTYLLYLSPERVQKEGFQRWIQNRAIALFAIDEAHCVSQWGHDFREEYSQLEILKRLRPDIPVLALTASATPTVLADISINLKLKSPERRVHGFYRSNLYYQVEFCADEEAKAALLMQSIQQTPEGRIIIYCGTRKVTEELAGQLQRRLDKVGYYHAGLSTAERTETQESYERGDLRILVATNAFGMGIDQPDVRLVVHYQMPATIDSLYQEMGRAGRDGLDSTCLMLYSKKDKGLQTYFITSSEAPKEIKNSRWRNLDALVNYAEGGECRHAEILTYYKDAQRIERCGHCDTCLPQSERKVVRPVAALKAPAKTKTRSKVSKTTVDMDGVVFDEAQEARFQLLKKWRKEKAKELDVPAFVVFGDLTLKHLAVQNPQSLDELKNVHGIGEAKLAKFGWDIMAELGQ; translated from the coding sequence ATGCTTCAGGACCCTGTTTCCCCCGTACAAACTATCGATCAAAACCGTTTGGAACAAACGCTGCAAACCTCGTTTGGTCTTTCGCAGTTTCGTATCGGGCAAAAGGAAATCATCACCGGCATTCTTTCTGGGAAAGATGTGCTCGCAGTTTTGCCGACGGGCGGTGGTAAGTCCCTGTGCTTTCAATTTCCAGCAGTATATGCAAACAAGCTGGTAATCGTTATTTCTCCGTTGATCGCTTTGATGAAAGATCAAGTTATGTCCCTGCAAAGAAAAGGCATCCCGGCGGGTTGTTTGTATGCGGGACAAACGGATGCAGAGAAGCGTCAGATTTTTCAGGACATCGAAAAAGGCGGAACGTATTTACTTTATCTATCTCCTGAACGTGTTCAAAAAGAAGGCTTTCAGCGTTGGATTCAAAATCGCGCCATCGCTTTGTTTGCGATTGATGAAGCTCACTGTGTATCGCAGTGGGGTCACGATTTCCGTGAAGAGTACAGTCAGCTTGAAATCTTAAAAAGATTACGTCCCGATATTCCGGTATTGGCATTGACCGCTTCCGCGACACCAACGGTTCTTGCGGATATCTCGATTAATTTAAAACTAAAAAGCCCTGAACGTCGTGTTCACGGATTCTATCGTTCTAATCTTTACTACCAAGTCGAATTCTGCGCGGACGAGGAGGCAAAGGCTGCTTTATTGATGCAATCAATTCAGCAAACCCCTGAAGGCCGCATCATAATTTACTGCGGAACTCGTAAGGTGACGGAAGAACTTGCCGGACAATTGCAACGTCGTTTGGATAAAGTTGGCTATTACCACGCGGGTCTTTCCACCGCGGAACGTACAGAAACACAAGAGTCCTATGAGCGTGGGGACTTAAGAATTCTGGTTGCCACCAATGCTTTTGGTATGGGAATCGATCAGCCCGACGTGCGCCTGGTGGTGCACTATCAAATGCCTGCGACGATTGATTCTTTATATCAAGAGATGGGTCGTGCGGGCCGTGATGGTTTGGATTCAACCTGTTTGATGCTTTATTCGAAAAAAGATAAAGGTCTGCAAACTTATTTCATCACAAGTTCTGAAGCACCCAAGGAAATCAAAAATTCTCGCTGGAGAAATTTGGATGCCTTGGTCAATTACGCTGAAGGCGGTGAATGCCGTCATGCCGAAATTCTTACTTACTACAAAGACGCCCAACGGATCGAACGTTGTGGTCACTGTGATACATGTCTACCGCAATCCGAGCGCAAGGTCGTAAGACCAGTGGCAGCCCTGAAAGCTCCTGCAAAAACCAAAACCCGTTCAAAAGTGTCAAAGACCACAGTCGACATGGATGGGGTGGTATTTGATGAGGCACAAGAGGCACGCTTCCAACTTTTAAAAAAATGGCGCAAAGAAAAGGCCAAAGAGCTCGATGTCCCTGCGTTCGTTGTCTTTGGCGATTTGACACTGAAGCATTTAGCAGTCCAAAACCCACAAAGTCTGGATGAACTTAAAAATGTCCATGGCATCGGCGAGGCAAAGCTGGCAAAATTTGGTTGGGACATTATGGCGGAGCTGGGTCAGTAA
- a CDS encoding aldo/keto reductase — protein sequence MNKRQLGKTGIEVAPLCFGGNVFGWTIDQKTSFQLLDGFVESGFNFVDTADVYSRWVPGNKGGESETIIGNWMKERKIRDKVVIATKVGMELAPEKKGLKAAYIKQAVEDSLKRLQTDYIDLYQSHTDDMETPIEETLAAFDALVKEGKVRAIGASNFSAKRLKESLHISEQQDFVSYVTLQPKYNLHDRESFEKELEPLCLNKEVGVIPYYSLASGFLTGKYRSKDDVKQSARGEKATSYLDQRGLKILGALDDISLDHQVKPASIALAWLMQRPSITAPIASATSLEQLKDLTKAAQIKLATVEVEKLDFESRY from the coding sequence ATGAATAAACGTCAGCTTGGAAAAACCGGAATTGAAGTAGCTCCGTTGTGCTTTGGAGGAAATGTTTTTGGTTGGACGATCGATCAAAAAACTTCTTTCCAATTGTTGGACGGATTTGTTGAGTCGGGGTTCAATTTTGTCGATACCGCTGACGTTTACTCGCGCTGGGTCCCTGGGAATAAAGGTGGGGAATCAGAAACCATTATTGGCAACTGGATGAAGGAGCGCAAGATTCGCGATAAAGTCGTCATTGCCACGAAAGTGGGAATGGAGCTTGCTCCCGAAAAAAAAGGCTTGAAAGCCGCATATATCAAACAAGCCGTGGAAGATTCTTTAAAGCGTTTGCAGACAGACTATATCGATCTGTATCAATCCCACACGGATGATATGGAAACTCCCATCGAGGAAACCCTGGCAGCATTCGATGCCTTAGTGAAAGAGGGGAAAGTTCGTGCCATCGGTGCTTCGAACTTTAGCGCAAAACGGCTCAAAGAAAGTCTGCACATTTCGGAACAACAAGACTTTGTGTCGTACGTGACCTTGCAACCTAAATACAATCTGCATGATCGGGAATCTTTTGAAAAAGAACTTGAGCCACTTTGTCTTAATAAAGAGGTGGGTGTTATTCCCTATTATTCTTTGGCGAGCGGATTTTTGACGGGCAAGTACCGCTCTAAAGACGATGTAAAACAAAGTGCACGGGGAGAAAAGGCCACCAGCTATCTAGATCAGCGTGGGCTCAAAATTTTGGGCGCCTTGGATGATATTTCCTTGGATCACCAGGTGAAACCCGCGAGTATCGCACTGGCCTGGTTGATGCAAAGACCAAGTATCACCGCTCCGATTGCGAGCGCGACCTCACTTGAGCAATTGAAAGACTTAACTAAGGCCGCTCAGATAAAATTGGCGACGGTGGAAGTCGAAAAGCTGGATTTTGAGAGTCGCTATTGA